From a region of the Aeoliella mucimassa genome:
- a CDS encoding methyltransferase, whose product MKSIVKRAVRVDGIWAALNHTVVPAAKYMEYARYVLAPQKLPPFDRDIFADKTVLHGNFAGMKYPDMLSIGSMLYPKLLGSYERELEPLIAKLCTQPYTEIVDIGCAEGYYAVGLAMRIPTARVFAFDTNSDATQLCKAMAAANGVGKRVEIGEFCDGETLRTLPYSGRALIVCDCEGYEKQLFDEPTVRAMAPHDLLIETHDFIDIEISTTLQRMFEPSHHVQCFTSIDDIQKAKYYDYPEIADMSLEHRRQVVRENRPAAMEWLYLTPKQADRV is encoded by the coding sequence ATGAAATCGATTGTCAAACGCGCGGTGCGTGTCGATGGCATCTGGGCCGCGCTGAATCACACCGTGGTGCCGGCGGCAAAGTACATGGAGTACGCGAGGTACGTGCTAGCGCCGCAGAAGCTTCCTCCGTTCGATCGCGATATCTTCGCCGACAAAACGGTGCTGCATGGCAACTTCGCTGGCATGAAATACCCCGACATGCTTTCGATCGGCAGCATGCTGTATCCCAAACTACTCGGCTCGTACGAGCGGGAACTCGAACCGCTGATCGCGAAGCTCTGCACGCAGCCTTACACCGAGATCGTCGACATTGGTTGCGCCGAGGGGTACTACGCGGTCGGCCTGGCGATGCGCATTCCCACGGCCAGGGTGTTCGCCTTCGACACAAACTCCGACGCGACGCAGCTTTGCAAAGCGATGGCCGCTGCGAATGGAGTGGGCAAGCGAGTGGAGATCGGCGAGTTCTGCGATGGCGAAACACTGCGCACCCTGCCCTACTCGGGCCGGGCGTTGATTGTGTGCGACTGCGAGGGCTACGAGAAGCAACTGTTCGACGAGCCCACCGTACGGGCGATGGCTCCGCACGACCTGTTGATCGAAACGCACGACTTCATCGACATCGAGATCAGCACCACCCTGCAACGGATGTTTGAACCATCACACCACGTGCAGTGCTTCACGTCGATCGACGACATTCAAAAGGCAAAGTACTACGACTATCCCGAGATCGCCGACATGAGCCTCGAGCACCGCCGGCAAGTGGTGCGAGAGAACCGCCCTGCGGCGATGGAATGGTTGTATCTCACGCCGAAGCAGGCCGACAGGGTCTAG
- a CDS encoding ABC transporter permease: MALKDLKLLMRDRLGAFFIFVFPVLMGIFFGVVIGGLGGNSRGTMQVAMVDQDNTEASAKFIERLGANKSIELIATDLQDAQQQVRKGNYAAMIVLPEGFGDRAGALLGEPPTLQLGIDPSRVAEGAMLQGFVMQTMGTLISDRFDIPAQLQSWVTTTSERIAAAENLDPRGRRVSLDLLEQIDKLLTPAESATDSPNTEASSRGFKFEFAKIESIDVTREIDPSSVRGQLKKIRSRWDVSFPQAMMWGVLGCVAGFTISIARERTMGTMVRLSVAPVSTFQVLAGKGLACFLAAIGVIVMMTCLGLTLGMRPLSFASLAVASSCIAFCFVGIMMTLAVLGRTEQSAAGIGWACNLVMAMFGGCMVPVMFMPRFMQDFSGLSPIRWAILALEGAIWRQFTWSEMLTPCLVLITVGIAGILLGTALLRRQAKVAY; this comes from the coding sequence ATGGCCCTGAAAGATCTGAAACTCCTGATGCGCGACCGCCTGGGCGCGTTTTTCATCTTCGTGTTCCCCGTGCTGATGGGCATATTCTTTGGTGTGGTCATCGGTGGGCTCGGGGGGAACTCGCGGGGCACCATGCAAGTGGCCATGGTCGACCAGGACAACACCGAAGCCTCGGCCAAGTTCATTGAACGTCTCGGCGCGAACAAGAGCATCGAGCTGATAGCGACCGACTTGCAGGACGCCCAACAGCAGGTGCGCAAAGGCAACTACGCGGCCATGATCGTGCTGCCTGAGGGGTTTGGCGACCGCGCAGGCGCACTACTCGGCGAACCTCCCACGCTACAACTGGGGATCGATCCGTCGCGAGTCGCCGAAGGGGCCATGCTACAAGGCTTCGTCATGCAAACGATGGGCACGCTCATCAGCGATCGGTTCGACATCCCCGCCCAGTTGCAATCGTGGGTCACGACTACCAGCGAGCGAATCGCGGCTGCCGAGAACCTCGACCCTCGCGGCCGGCGGGTGTCGCTCGACCTGCTGGAGCAAATCGACAAACTCCTGACGCCTGCCGAGTCGGCTACCGACTCGCCGAACACCGAGGCATCGAGCAGAGGCTTTAAGTTCGAGTTTGCCAAGATCGAATCGATCGACGTCACCCGCGAAATCGATCCGTCAAGCGTCCGCGGGCAACTCAAGAAGATTCGCTCGCGATGGGATGTTAGCTTCCCCCAAGCCATGATGTGGGGCGTGCTCGGGTGCGTGGCCGGCTTTACGATCTCGATCGCCAGAGAGCGAACGATGGGCACCATGGTACGTTTAAGCGTCGCTCCGGTGAGCACCTTCCAGGTGCTAGCAGGCAAAGGGCTCGCCTGCTTTCTTGCCGCCATCGGGGTGATCGTGATGATGACCTGCCTGGGTCTGACGCTCGGCATGCGGCCGTTGAGTTTTGCCAGTCTGGCGGTTGCTAGCTCGTGCATTGCGTTCTGCTTCGTGGGCATCATGATGACACTCGCCGTGCTGGGGCGGACCGAGCAATCGGCCGCTGGCATCGGCTGGGCCTGCAACTTGGTGATGGCCATGTTCGGCGGCTGCATGGTGCCGGTGATGTTCATGCCGAGATTCATGCAAGACTTTAGCGGCCTGAGCCCCATCCGCTGGGCGATCCTTGCTCTCGAAGGAGCCATCTGGCGGCAGTTCACCTGGAGCGAAATGCTAACACCTTGCCTGGTGCTGATAACGGTTGGGATTGCTGGTATCCTGTTAGGCACGGCCTTGCTACGTCGGCAAGCCAAAGTCGCCTACTAA
- a CDS encoding AAA family ATPase, producing MLQEFRQHRMVMQQELQKVIVGQDLVIEQMFAAIFTRGHCLLEGVPGLAKTLMVSTLSKILDLGFKRIQFTPDLMPSDITGTNVLEEDDEGRRNFRFVEGPIFTNILLADEINRTPPKTQAALLQAMQERQVTVGQETYNLPEPFFTIATQNPIEQEGTYPLPEAQLDRFMFNIKIDYPTLDEEQRILASTTRGERHEPNKVLSARAILNLQKLVSSVAVSEYIIKYVASLVRATRPRDESAPEFVKELVEWGAGPRAGQFLIHGGKALAAMDGRFSVAIEDIQKCAIPVLRHRVSTNFQAQAEGMTNEDVVNRLVKDIPTPEIPKFQEKG from the coding sequence ATTTTGCAAGAATTTCGGCAGCATCGCATGGTGATGCAGCAGGAACTGCAAAAAGTGATCGTCGGCCAGGACCTGGTGATCGAACAGATGTTTGCCGCCATTTTTACCCGTGGCCACTGCCTGCTCGAGGGCGTGCCCGGGCTGGCGAAGACCTTGATGGTCAGCACCCTGTCGAAGATTCTCGACCTGGGATTCAAGCGAATCCAGTTTACGCCCGACCTGATGCCCTCGGACATCACCGGCACCAACGTGCTGGAGGAAGACGACGAAGGCCGGCGAAACTTTCGGTTTGTCGAAGGGCCAATTTTCACCAACATTCTGCTCGCCGACGAAATCAACCGTACTCCCCCCAAGACGCAGGCCGCGCTGTTGCAGGCCATGCAGGAGCGTCAGGTGACCGTGGGCCAGGAAACCTACAACCTGCCGGAGCCGTTCTTTACCATCGCGACCCAGAACCCCATCGAGCAGGAAGGCACCTACCCGCTGCCCGAAGCCCAGCTCGACCGGTTCATGTTCAACATCAAAATCGATTATCCCACGCTCGACGAAGAGCAGCGGATTCTCGCGTCGACCACCCGCGGCGAGCGCCACGAGCCAAATAAGGTGCTCTCCGCCCGGGCGATTCTCAACCTGCAGAAACTCGTCAGCAGTGTCGCGGTCAGCGAGTACATCATCAAGTATGTCGCCTCGCTGGTGCGGGCCACCCGCCCACGCGACGAATCGGCTCCGGAGTTCGTGAAGGAACTGGTGGAGTGGGGGGCCGGCCCCCGCGCGGGGCAGTTCCTCATCCACGGCGGCAAAGCCCTGGCCGCCATGGACGGCCGCTTCAGTGTCGCGATCGAAGACATCCAAAAGTGCGCCATCCCCGTGCTACGGCACCGCGTGAGCACCAACTTCCAAGCCCAGGCCGAAGGCATGACCAACGAAGACGTCGTGAACCGCCTGGTAAAAGATATCCCCACGCCCGAGATTCCGAAGTTTCAGGAGAAGGGGTAG
- a CDS encoding DUF4159 domain-containing protein: MRDARTLLIVTIAALLLFPPFARGAITAADVTAAIDRGRDYLLREQSPRGTWNDSVGTPGGVTALATLALLNSGVDVDSVAMQKSLKYLRTSEFNGTYTVALQTMVLAAAEPKRDRAILERNVRWFEETQIKNGGNRGAWSYPGSGGDKSNSQFAVLALYEAQRAGIKVDPAVWALAADFWRRTQNPDGSWEYGNNPPSGSMTCAGIGGLVITSLAVDEGDARVAAGRVLCCQQHEDDKHLEAALAWLGQHFSVERNPGPLAISESWHFYYLYGVERAGRLSARRLIGKSDWYREGAEYLVNHQDPLAHFWKGNSTEGNPHIATSMALLFLSKGRWPIVMGKLQHGPGDDWNNHRRDAANLTAYAEKKWESKLTWQIMNPSSATVEDLLQTPVIYISGNRAPELEPYAKKLRDYIDRGGFIFAESCCRDSEQFNGGIRRLMAKVFPEPEYRLQQVPASHPIWRMEEVTRPESPYVGKLWSVEYGCRTCVIFCEEDLSCYWELNRPTRSDEYPVAIEQQIDDAMTIGINVLTYATNREPKTKEQGFVDEFAADAKNQIQGRGTIEVAKLRHGGGCDDAPGALANLLRTASQGQIKLRIADDNRLISAGGDDLFRYHMVFMHGRHDFRFTPAERNNLRKFLENGGTILADSICASDAFSKAFRREMSLVMPDDSLERIEATDDLLSTAHGGYDLKRVEVRDPQPAEQDTPLAARVRQREPELEGLKINDRWGVIFSPLDLSCALEKHEAIECRGYTREDAARIGVNVILYTLDP; encoded by the coding sequence ATGCGCGACGCGCGCACTTTACTAATCGTTACGATCGCCGCACTCCTCCTATTCCCACCATTTGCACGGGGAGCCATCACGGCGGCCGATGTTACTGCGGCCATCGACCGGGGACGCGACTATTTGCTCCGCGAGCAATCCCCCCGCGGCACCTGGAACGACTCGGTCGGCACCCCCGGCGGTGTCACCGCCCTGGCCACCCTCGCCCTGCTGAACTCGGGGGTGGATGTCGATAGCGTGGCGATGCAGAAATCGCTGAAATACCTGCGTACTAGCGAGTTCAATGGCACCTACACCGTGGCCCTGCAGACCATGGTGCTGGCTGCGGCCGAGCCGAAACGCGACCGTGCGATCCTCGAGCGGAATGTCCGCTGGTTCGAAGAAACCCAGATCAAGAATGGCGGGAACCGCGGTGCCTGGTCGTACCCCGGATCGGGCGGCGACAAAAGTAACTCGCAGTTTGCCGTACTCGCGCTGTACGAAGCCCAACGCGCTGGCATCAAGGTCGATCCGGCCGTCTGGGCGCTAGCGGCCGACTTCTGGCGACGCACCCAAAATCCTGATGGCTCCTGGGAATATGGCAACAATCCACCCTCCGGCAGCATGACCTGCGCCGGCATCGGCGGGCTCGTCATCACCTCACTTGCGGTCGACGAAGGCGACGCCCGCGTGGCTGCAGGGCGTGTGCTCTGCTGTCAGCAGCACGAAGACGACAAGCACCTGGAAGCCGCCCTCGCCTGGCTGGGGCAACACTTCTCGGTCGAACGCAATCCGGGGCCGCTCGCCATTAGCGAGAGCTGGCACTTCTACTACTTATATGGTGTCGAGCGGGCGGGTCGCCTGAGCGCCCGACGGCTGATCGGCAAGAGCGACTGGTATCGCGAAGGGGCCGAGTACCTGGTGAACCACCAGGACCCGCTCGCCCACTTCTGGAAAGGGAATAGCACCGAAGGCAACCCGCACATTGCCACGTCGATGGCGTTGCTGTTCCTATCGAAAGGTCGCTGGCCGATCGTGATGGGGAAGTTGCAACATGGTCCCGGCGACGACTGGAACAATCACCGCCGCGATGCTGCGAACCTGACCGCGTATGCCGAAAAGAAGTGGGAGTCGAAACTCACCTGGCAGATCATGAACCCCAGCAGTGCGACCGTCGAAGACCTGCTGCAGACTCCGGTGATCTACATCAGTGGCAACCGCGCGCCGGAACTCGAACCGTATGCCAAGAAGCTGCGCGACTACATCGACCGTGGCGGCTTCATCTTTGCCGAGTCGTGCTGTCGCGACTCCGAGCAATTCAACGGCGGCATCCGTCGGCTGATGGCCAAGGTATTCCCCGAACCGGAGTATCGGCTACAGCAAGTGCCAGCGAGCCATCCGATTTGGCGCATGGAGGAAGTCACCCGCCCCGAATCGCCGTACGTCGGCAAACTGTGGAGCGTGGAGTATGGTTGCCGCACCTGCGTGATCTTCTGCGAGGAAGACCTATCGTGCTACTGGGAGCTGAACCGCCCAACGCGCTCCGACGAGTACCCCGTGGCCATCGAACAGCAGATCGACGACGCGATGACCATCGGCATCAACGTGCTGACGTACGCCACCAACCGAGAGCCGAAGACCAAGGAACAAGGTTTTGTCGACGAGTTTGCCGCCGACGCGAAGAACCAGATTCAAGGGCGCGGCACGATCGAAGTTGCCAAGCTTCGCCATGGCGGGGGATGCGACGACGCTCCTGGCGCGCTGGCCAACTTACTGCGTACCGCTTCGCAAGGGCAGATCAAGCTTCGCATTGCCGACGACAATCGCTTGATCAGTGCCGGCGGCGACGACCTGTTCCGCTACCATATGGTGTTCATGCATGGCCGGCACGATTTCCGCTTCACTCCGGCCGAGCGAAACAACCTCCGTAAGTTCCTCGAAAACGGCGGCACCATCCTGGCCGACTCCATTTGTGCATCCGACGCGTTCAGCAAAGCGTTTCGGCGAGAGATGTCGCTGGTGATGCCCGACGACTCGCTCGAGCGAATCGAAGCAACCGACGACCTGCTGTCGACCGCCCACGGCGGTTACGACCTGAAACGAGTGGAAGTTCGCGACCCGCAACCAGCCGAACAAGACACTCCGCTCGCCGCCCGAGTGCGGCAGCGTGAACCCGAGCTAGAAGGCCTGAAGATCAACGATCGGTGGGGAGTGATTTTCTCGCCGCTCGACCTGAGCTGCGCCCTGGAAAAGCACGAAGCAATCGAATGCCGTGGCTACACCCGCGAAGACGCCGCACGAATCGGCGTGAACGTGATTTTGTATACGCTCGATCCTTGA
- a CDS encoding DUF1963 domain-containing protein, translating to MTNSRLRKLLQEYERPYQRLQFVSGDLGAIATTKVGGTPWWPSNVDRPKCVDGHLMSFVMQIRVDEVPGFDQPPTLLSFHYCDSCTLEGKMPFGWTDQGHQLRYSVQLFSDLECVPDGLQVVAESRAPVAKVQRLDGSETLNLFDIWETFPATQSQDFEMDDSILGLNEECSKLGGWPSWYQNPEYPEDDDGSVMSFVGQLCGSESAKNAWGCGAVYLFVSEYDEDEPQQADMVIQTT from the coding sequence ATGACAAATTCACGATTGAGAAAATTGCTTCAAGAGTACGAGCGTCCGTATCAGCGACTGCAATTTGTGTCCGGCGACCTGGGCGCGATAGCAACGACGAAAGTTGGTGGCACGCCGTGGTGGCCTAGCAACGTTGACCGCCCCAAATGCGTCGACGGACATCTCATGTCATTCGTCATGCAAATCCGTGTGGATGAAGTACCTGGATTCGATCAGCCGCCAACCTTGTTATCGTTCCATTACTGCGACAGTTGCACTCTCGAAGGCAAAATGCCTTTTGGCTGGACGGATCAGGGGCATCAGTTGCGGTATAGTGTCCAGCTATTCTCCGATCTTGAGTGCGTCCCCGATGGATTACAGGTGGTCGCAGAGTCTCGTGCTCCGGTCGCTAAAGTGCAACGGCTTGACGGGAGTGAGACTCTGAACTTGTTTGATATTTGGGAGACCTTTCCGGCGACACAATCACAAGATTTCGAGATGGACGACAGCATTCTTGGACTGAATGAGGAGTGTTCGAAGTTGGGAGGATGGCCTAGCTGGTATCAGAATCCTGAGTACCCCGAAGACGATGACGGAAGCGTTATGAGTTTTGTTGGGCAGCTGTGCGGCTCCGAAAGCGCCAAGAATGCATGGGGTTGCGGAGCTGTCTATCTGTTTGTTTCCGAGTACGACGAAGACGAACCACAGCAAGCCGACATGGTGATTCAAACCACTTAA
- a CDS encoding DUF58 domain-containing protein, with the protein MATVEQYLKPAVIQQIKRLDLRAQFIVKGFLQGLHASPFHGFSVEFSEHRKYTHGDNPQDIDWLVYAKTDKYYTKKFEAETNITGYLVMDQSRSMAYTYRQELTKFDYSICLAAALCYLMIQQNDPVGLVTFGKKIEQFLPPKSKRQQIASVLSVLAKLEPVGETDISKSLTQLAAMIKHASLVMVFSDLLGDADDTISSLRRLRHGGNDVILFHVLDEAEVAFPFHGLMELEDPETKQKLEVDADNFKKDYTEELKAFRDQYSAECFKSGIDYVPLDTSMPFDRALMEYLVTRRQRA; encoded by the coding sequence ATGGCCACAGTCGAGCAATACCTGAAGCCTGCAGTGATTCAGCAGATCAAGCGGCTCGACTTGCGCGCGCAGTTCATTGTCAAAGGCTTTCTGCAGGGGCTGCATGCCAGTCCGTTTCATGGCTTTTCGGTCGAGTTCAGCGAGCATCGTAAGTACACGCACGGAGACAATCCGCAGGACATCGACTGGTTGGTCTACGCGAAAACCGATAAGTACTACACCAAAAAGTTTGAGGCCGAGACCAACATCACTGGCTACCTGGTGATGGATCAAAGCCGGTCGATGGCCTACACCTACCGGCAGGAGCTCACGAAGTTCGACTACTCCATCTGCCTGGCGGCCGCGCTTTGCTATTTGATGATCCAGCAGAACGACCCGGTCGGGCTGGTGACGTTTGGCAAGAAGATCGAGCAGTTCTTGCCGCCGAAGAGCAAACGCCAGCAGATTGCCAGCGTGCTGTCGGTGCTGGCGAAGCTCGAACCTGTCGGCGAGACCGATATCTCCAAGAGCCTCACGCAACTGGCCGCGATGATCAAGCATGCCAGCCTGGTGATGGTATTCAGCGACCTGCTAGGGGACGCCGACGACACGATCTCGTCGCTCCGCCGACTCCGCCACGGCGGCAACGATGTGATCTTGTTCCACGTGCTCGACGAAGCCGAAGTTGCTTTTCCTTTCCATGGATTGATGGAACTCGAGGATCCCGAAACCAAACAAAAACTCGAAGTCGACGCCGATAACTTTAAAAAGGATTACACCGAAGAGCTCAAGGCATTCCGCGATCAGTACAGCGCCGAGTGCTTCAAGTCGGGCATCGACTACGTTCCCCTCGACACCAGCATGCCCTTCGACCGCGCGCTGATGGAGTATTTGGTGACACGCAGGCAGAGGGCGTAA
- a CDS encoding RDD family protein: MSQQNPYASPVSNPLGPGNVVDNVDVELPIATQGKRLLNLIIDNIVLQIVSRVVGVAVGAAMIRPGEVITPEKQSTLFVVAMIMGLIVAVVYFLVMESLFQKTIGKMLTGTKVVDVDGRRPSFQQLLGRSLSRFVPFEAFSFLGGSRPVGWHDSWSGTRVVIGK; this comes from the coding sequence ATGTCCCAGCAGAATCCGTATGCAAGTCCCGTTTCCAATCCGCTGGGCCCGGGGAACGTGGTCGACAATGTCGACGTGGAGTTGCCGATCGCCACCCAAGGCAAGCGACTTCTCAATCTGATTATCGATAACATCGTCCTGCAAATTGTGTCTCGTGTGGTTGGGGTGGCCGTGGGTGCCGCCATGATTCGACCGGGGGAGGTGATAACCCCAGAGAAGCAGTCCACCTTGTTTGTCGTCGCGATGATCATGGGGTTAATTGTTGCGGTGGTGTACTTCTTGGTTATGGAGAGTCTCTTCCAGAAGACCATCGGTAAGATGCTGACTGGAACCAAAGTAGTAGATGTCGACGGCCGCCGGCCTTCGTTCCAGCAACTTCTGGGACGCTCGCTTTCGCGGTTCGTGCCGTTTGAGGCCTTCTCGTTTCTGGGTGGATCTCGCCCTGTGGGCTGGCACGATTCGTGGTCGGGCACACGGGTAGTGATTGGGAAATAA
- a CDS encoding HAD-IIB family hydrolase: MYLQLISIHGLIRGESVEMGRDADTGGQVRYVLELAKTLSKFPQVEQVDLFTRRIKDRRVSEDYAEEIEQLTPNCRIVRLPCGGGKYIRKERLWPHLDEYVDAMISFTRREGREPALVHGHYADAGYVAKEVASMFGAPFVFTGHSLGKPKLDYLESEGWTIEQANKELAIEQRINVEQDCLAVADLVITSTRHERDHQYRDYFRDGDLRFEVIPPGTDLERFFPYYEYDMPSAEIDERFKQARVRMNHDLGRFHLASDKPLILALCRPDRRKNIGALIDAYGQSNELKAIANLAVFAGIRQDIETMPDNEQQVLTDMLLAMDRYDLYGKMAIPKNHDSEYEVPELYRLAAASRGIFVNTAFTELFGLTAIESSATGLPFVVTENGGPQDIEENCKSGLLVDVNDQQQLTSSMIKLLTDNMAWTEASTNGVNRVREFYTWESHCERYLEVIDELVDVAKPPPTVRSPLGRRIATLDCMLITDIDNTLLGDDAALESLKEIIHENRDRMGFGVASGRALELVNQALEDNGIEEIDVVIASVGCEIYYGRDRVPDKGWASQLRARWRPDRIHEALDPLSFLTLQTAEHTQREFKVSYDLDAEADADDALALIHEHLARAKVGYTLVFSHGTFIDLLPHRASKGKAVRYLSGKWNVPLNRVATAGDSGNDRDMLMGQTAGIVVGNYDEELSTLKNSKTNKVYFANAHCAAGIIEGLQHYRLIEAPVTM, from the coding sequence ATGTATTTGCAATTGATCAGTATCCACGGGCTGATCCGTGGTGAGAGTGTGGAGATGGGGCGCGACGCGGATACGGGTGGTCAGGTGCGCTATGTACTGGAGCTCGCTAAGACCCTCAGTAAATTTCCACAAGTCGAACAAGTCGATTTGTTCACTCGGCGCATCAAGGATCGCCGGGTGTCGGAAGACTACGCGGAAGAGATCGAGCAGCTGACGCCGAATTGCCGAATCGTGCGACTGCCGTGCGGCGGTGGTAAGTACATTCGCAAGGAGCGTCTCTGGCCGCACCTCGACGAGTATGTCGACGCGATGATTTCGTTCACCCGCCGCGAAGGTCGCGAGCCGGCGCTGGTGCATGGTCACTACGCCGACGCGGGGTACGTGGCCAAGGAAGTCGCCTCGATGTTCGGCGCCCCGTTCGTGTTCACTGGACACTCGCTAGGCAAGCCGAAGCTCGATTACTTGGAGAGCGAAGGCTGGACCATCGAGCAAGCAAACAAAGAGCTGGCCATCGAGCAACGCATTAACGTCGAGCAAGATTGCCTGGCAGTCGCCGATTTGGTGATCACCAGCACTCGGCACGAACGCGACCACCAGTATCGCGATTATTTCCGCGACGGCGACCTGCGTTTCGAGGTCATCCCGCCCGGTACCGACCTCGAGCGGTTCTTCCCGTACTATGAGTACGACATGCCGAGCGCGGAGATCGACGAACGCTTCAAGCAAGCACGGGTGCGGATGAATCACGACCTGGGCCGATTTCATCTGGCCTCGGACAAGCCATTGATCCTCGCCCTCTGCCGGCCCGACCGCCGGAAGAACATCGGTGCGCTGATCGATGCCTACGGTCAAAGCAACGAGCTGAAAGCCATCGCCAACCTGGCCGTGTTTGCCGGCATTCGTCAGGACATCGAAACGATGCCCGACAACGAACAGCAGGTACTCACCGACATGCTGCTGGCGATGGATCGCTACGACCTGTACGGCAAGATGGCGATTCCCAAGAATCACGACTCGGAGTACGAGGTGCCCGAACTTTATCGGTTGGCCGCCGCCAGCCGGGGTATTTTCGTGAACACCGCGTTCACCGAGCTGTTCGGCCTCACGGCCATCGAGTCGTCGGCTACTGGATTGCCATTCGTCGTCACCGAAAATGGCGGCCCGCAAGACATCGAAGAGAACTGCAAAAGCGGCTTGCTGGTCGACGTCAACGACCAGCAGCAGCTCACCAGCTCGATGATCAAGCTGCTTACCGACAACATGGCGTGGACCGAAGCGTCTACCAACGGTGTGAACCGCGTTCGCGAGTTCTACACCTGGGAGAGCCATTGCGAGCGATACCTGGAAGTGATCGACGAACTGGTCGACGTGGCGAAGCCCCCCCCCACGGTTCGCTCGCCGCTCGGGCGGCGGATCGCGACGCTCGATTGCATGCTGATCACCGATATCGATAACACGCTACTCGGCGACGATGCCGCGTTGGAGTCGCTGAAGGAGATCATTCACGAAAACCGCGATCGCATGGGCTTTGGCGTCGCTTCGGGGCGGGCCTTGGAGCTCGTGAATCAGGCCTTGGAGGATAACGGCATCGAGGAAATCGATGTGGTCATCGCTTCGGTTGGTTGCGAGATCTACTACGGCCGCGACCGCGTGCCTGATAAAGGCTGGGCGAGCCAGCTCCGCGCTCGCTGGCGGCCCGATCGGATCCACGAAGCGCTCGATCCACTGTCGTTCCTCACCCTGCAAACCGCGGAACACACGCAGCGGGAGTTTAAGGTAAGCTACGACCTCGACGCCGAGGCCGACGCCGACGACGCGCTCGCGCTGATCCACGAGCACCTCGCCCGCGCGAAGGTGGGCTACACGCTAGTGTTCTCGCATGGCACGTTTATCGATCTGCTGCCGCATCGAGCGTCGAAGGGCAAGGCGGTCCGCTACCTGTCGGGTAAGTGGAACGTACCGCTCAATCGCGTCGCCACGGCTGGAGACTCGGGCAACGATCGCGATATGCTCATGGGCCAGACTGCTGGCATCGTCGTTGGTAACTACGACGAGGAACTATCGACGCTCAAAAACAGCAAGACCAACAAGGTCTACTTTGCCAACGCCCACTGCGCGGCTGGCATCATCGAAGGCTTACAGCACTACCGACTGATCGAAGCTCCGGTCACCATGTGA
- a CDS encoding ABC transporter ATP-binding protein gives MIALRIDEASKSFGSLRAVDGLSLQISRGETFGLLGPNGAGKSTTISMLVGLLSPDEGAVHIEAGASGPPSSPAVRRQIGLAPQALSLYEDMTALENLQFFGKLYGLHGPHLKERIEWCLDFSELGDRKHDRVVEYSGGMQRRLNLAVALIHEPSIVLLDEPTVGVDPQSRNHLFQCIEQLQDSGLTIIYTTHYMEEAQRLCDRVGIVDSGRLLACDTVPELIRQHAETSTLSATLVHVPENVQLPGEVLDGQWQCEAVDAMQTISRLAQQGVEFATLNLTQPTLESVFLTLTGRSLRD, from the coding sequence GTGATCGCGTTACGCATTGATGAAGCCAGCAAGTCGTTCGGTTCGCTACGAGCGGTCGATGGCTTAAGCCTGCAGATTTCGCGAGGCGAGACCTTTGGGCTGCTGGGTCCCAACGGAGCTGGCAAGAGCACCACGATCAGCATGCTGGTCGGCTTGCTCTCGCCCGACGAAGGGGCCGTGCATATCGAAGCCGGCGCGAGCGGGCCCCCGAGCTCGCCTGCCGTGCGCCGGCAAATCGGCCTCGCCCCGCAAGCGTTGTCGCTCTACGAAGACATGACCGCGCTGGAGAACTTGCAATTCTTTGGCAAGCTCTACGGGCTGCACGGGCCGCACCTCAAGGAGCGGATCGAATGGTGCTTGGACTTCAGCGAACTCGGCGATCGCAAGCACGACCGGGTCGTTGAGTATTCCGGCGGCATGCAGCGACGGCTCAACCTAGCAGTCGCCCTGATTCACGAGCCCTCCATCGTGCTGCTCGACGAGCCAACCGTCGGCGTCGATCCACAATCGCGGAACCACTTATTCCAGTGCATCGAGCAACTGCAAGACTCGGGCCTGACGATCATCTATACCACTCACTACATGGAAGAAGCCCAGCGGCTGTGCGACCGCGTCGGTATTGTCGATAGCGGTCGTTTGCTGGCTTGCGACACCGTGCCCGAGCTGATTCGGCAGCACGCGGAAACTTCGACCTTGAGCGCGACACTGGTGCATGTACCAGAAAACGTGCAGCTACCAGGCGAGGTGCTCGACGGCCAATGGCAATGCGAAGCGGTCGACGCCATGCAAACCATCTCGCGGCTCGCCCAACAAGGGGTCGAGTTTGCAACGCTCAACCTCACGCAACCCACGCTCGAAAGCGTGTTTCTCACGCTCACCGGCAGGAGCTTACGCGACTGA